One genomic region from Pyxicephalus adspersus chromosome 1, UCB_Pads_2.0, whole genome shotgun sequence encodes:
- the COMMD6 gene encoding COMM domain-containing protein 6, with the protein MLERELAGADFEKSSNLIISLPPDLFAELCQQIITCLRCQSVGVDQTHFWQRFQTTGVETSVDEVRNVINAVTCLFSTAAKHRLSSDELINFVANKHKLPKQILQVIRHVWNEEGKSLLENEGSKDLLPASQLVDFQWKIGMAFSSDNCRSLNHPYITVSLKLADSSGQVTSKVFEMSIAEFQNFHKQFKEMSAALETV; encoded by the exons ATGTTGGAGAGGGAGCTGGCAGGGGCAG ACTTTGAAAAGTCAAGCAACTTGATTATTTCTTTACCACCTGACCTGTTTGCTGAACTG TGTCAGCAAATTATTACCTGTCTGCGGTGTCAGAGTGTCGGGGTGGATCAGACACACTTTTGGCAG AGATTTCAAACAACTGGAGTGGAAACCAGTGTCGATGAAGTTAGAAATGTGATCAATGCAGTGACCTGCCTCTTCAG cactgctgCAAAGCACAGACTCTCCAGTGATGAGCTAATAAATTTTGTTGCAAACAAACACAAACTGCCAAAGCAGATCTTGCAAGTAATTCGTCATGTGTGGAATGAAGAGGGGAAAAGTCTGTTAGAGAATGAAGGATCCAAAGATTTGTTGCCAGCTTCACAA CTTGTCGATTTTCAGTGGAAAATTGGAATGGCATTTAGTTCAGACAACTGCCGATCGCTGAATCATCCATATATCACTGTGTCATTAAAGCTAGCAGACTCCTCTGGGCAGGTCACAAGTAAAGTCTTTGAGATGTCTATTGCTGAATTTCAG aatttTCACAAACAGTTCAAAGAGATGTCTGCAGCATTGGAAACTGTTTAA